Proteins from one Puniceicoccales bacterium genomic window:
- the mnmE gene encoding tRNA uridine-5-carboxymethylaminomethyl(34) synthesis GTPase MnmE, with translation MDDTIVALATPWGRSAIAKIRVSGSLCLDIIKIVFSRAKVAPRHAYLDNFVTSQGEIVDQVIFLFFDASHSYTGQDSLEIDCHGNPIIITKITDALCTMGCRIAHPGEFTRRAFLNRRLDLCQAEAVLDIIHAKSERALALAQRQLGGILGHRISELSSNLIKILASLEAQIDFPDEEVGFDQNVYQIAIKISQNLQRFIDTNFYKNHLENGIDMVIVGRPNVGKSSLMNALLNTDRAIVSPEPGTTRDFISETIKIGPDVIKIYDTAGIRFPESSLEKIGIDKTLELTSRGDLILLVLDATATDYALDEFRQLSTEKPYLVVLNKIDLLHGQTMKMPFAIEGIKISTKTGQGMADLRAAIAKIIAEKNLMPSEDEFIVNSRHVQILSKAKNYLDLAIEKLGQGNHIELAASDVRLSLEILGEITGKYDNESMLDELFGQFCIGK, from the coding sequence ATGGATGATACCATTGTAGCGTTGGCCACACCATGGGGGCGATCTGCCATAGCTAAAATAAGAGTAAGTGGATCTCTATGCCTAGATATCATAAAAATTGTGTTTTCTAGAGCAAAAGTAGCGCCACGCCATGCCTATTTGGACAATTTTGTGACATCCCAGGGCGAAATTGTGGACCAAGTTATATTTTTATTTTTTGATGCATCCCATTCCTACACCGGCCAGGATAGTTTAGAGATAGATTGTCATGGCAATCCTATTATTATCACGAAGATAACGGATGCTCTATGTACCATGGGATGCCGAATTGCACATCCCGGAGAATTTACCCGGCGAGCCTTCCTGAATCGAAGGCTGGACTTATGTCAGGCCGAAGCTGTTTTGGATATAATCCATGCCAAAAGCGAAAGGGCGTTAGCCCTAGCCCAACGTCAATTGGGTGGCATTCTTGGCCATCGAATCTCTGAACTAAGTTCGAATCTTATAAAAATTCTTGCCTCCTTGGAAGCTCAGATAGACTTTCCCGATGAAGAAGTAGGCTTCGATCAAAATGTTTATCAAATTGCGATTAAAATTTCCCAAAACCTTCAGAGGTTCATCGATACAAATTTTTATAAAAATCACCTGGAGAATGGCATAGATATGGTCATAGTCGGCAGACCAAATGTAGGCAAGAGCAGTCTAATGAATGCCTTACTGAATACGGATCGAGCCATAGTCAGTCCAGAACCAGGAACAACTAGGGATTTTATTTCTGAAACCATAAAAATTGGACCTGATGTCATAAAAATTTACGATACAGCCGGCATAAGATTTCCGGAATCATCTCTGGAAAAGATCGGCATAGACAAAACCCTTGAGCTCACATCCCGAGGCGATCTGATACTTCTGGTTTTAGATGCCACCGCCACCGATTATGCTTTGGATGAATTTAGGCAATTATCCACAGAAAAACCATACCTGGTGGTGCTAAATAAGATCGATCTACTCCATGGCCAGACAATGAAAATGCCCTTTGCCATCGAAGGCATAAAAATTTCAACCAAAACCGGCCAAGGCATGGCCGACCTGAGGGCTGCCATAGCTAAAATCATCGCCGAAAAAAACCTAATGCCATCGGAGGATGAATTCATCGTAAATTCAAGGCACGTGCAAATTCTATCCAAGGCAAAAAATTATCTCGATCTTGCCATAGAGAAACTTGGACAGGGCAACCACATTGAGCTGGCAGCCAGCGATGTAAGATTAAGCCTGGAAATACTCGGCGAAATAACAGGCAAATATGATAATGAGAGCATGCTGGACGAGTTGTTTGGGCAATTCTGCATAGGGAAATAA
- a CDS encoding iron ABC transporter permease: protein MTGVLAFCVFVVTAGFLGCFFLWPIWEIIQGGFFNVDGQFTLGFFEIIFHNRVYIDGLLNSAGLGLLSTLISLLIAMPLAYFTDRYRFPLKKTLTSIILLPIMLPPFVGTIGIQQIFGTYGVLNAMLLKFGLIEPGNYIDWLGSNKFIGIALMNALSLYPILYLSLVAALANIDPSLEEAAGNLGCRGLKRFFRITFPLLRPGIFAGCTLIFIWSFTELGVPLMFDYNLVTPVQIYFGLKDIGNNPLPFALVSVMLIFSILFYILGKGLLGRQNFSMMAKSTHMSGPKTISVFKQLLCVGSFLMTILASLLPHLAVVIKSFSADWYNSIFPEIFVLENYKCALSHPLTVPSIKNSLIYSSAATIGTILLGTAIAFVVVRTKLPGRHLLDALSMLPLAVPGLVMAFGYLAMTQTGRSFEILNPIENPTILLIIAYVVRKIPFAVRSAMAGLQQTSITYEEAAQCLGCHPFKTSLKITLPLIMANLMSGGLLVFSQAMLEVSDSIVLAQKQQYYPITKAIYELMHMLSDGPFLACALGVWAMTFLAVTVIGASSIMGKSFGTIFRV, encoded by the coding sequence ATGACTGGGGTTTTGGCATTTTGTGTATTTGTGGTTACGGCTGGTTTCCTAGGATGTTTTTTTCTTTGGCCCATTTGGGAAATCATCCAAGGCGGATTTTTTAATGTCGATGGCCAGTTTACCCTTGGATTTTTTGAAATAATATTTCATAATAGAGTGTATATTGACGGTCTTCTAAATTCCGCGGGGCTTGGTCTACTCTCCACACTGATATCTCTATTGATAGCCATGCCACTGGCCTACTTCACCGACAGATATAGGTTTCCGCTAAAAAAGACTTTAACGTCCATTATATTGCTGCCCATCATGTTACCGCCATTCGTTGGCACCATAGGCATTCAACAAATATTCGGAACCTACGGAGTTTTAAATGCCATGCTATTGAAATTCGGCCTAATTGAACCCGGCAACTACATAGACTGGTTAGGAAGTAATAAGTTCATAGGCATAGCACTAATGAATGCTCTTAGTCTATATCCCATATTGTACCTGAGTCTGGTGGCCGCTCTGGCAAACATAGATCCATCCCTTGAAGAAGCTGCCGGCAACTTAGGCTGTCGCGGATTGAAAAGGTTTTTTAGAATAACATTTCCGCTGCTACGGCCTGGAATATTTGCCGGATGTACTTTGATCTTCATCTGGTCATTCACAGAACTTGGAGTACCACTGATGTTCGATTATAATCTTGTAACGCCAGTACAGATCTATTTCGGACTGAAGGATATAGGTAATAACCCATTGCCCTTTGCATTGGTTTCTGTCATGCTCATATTTTCGATATTATTTTACATTCTGGGCAAAGGGTTACTCGGTCGTCAAAATTTTTCTATGATGGCTAAATCAACCCATATGTCCGGCCCAAAAACCATATCCGTATTCAAGCAATTGCTATGCGTTGGCTCATTTTTAATGACCATTTTAGCATCATTACTGCCCCATTTAGCTGTGGTCATAAAATCATTTTCAGCAGACTGGTACAATTCCATCTTTCCGGAAATATTTGTCCTGGAAAACTACAAATGTGCCCTGAGCCACCCATTGACCGTTCCGTCCATAAAAAACAGCCTCATATATTCCAGTGCGGCCACCATCGGCACAATCTTGCTTGGAACGGCGATAGCTTTCGTGGTGGTCAGAACAAAACTACCTGGCCGTCATCTGCTCGATGCCCTGTCGATGCTACCACTGGCCGTTCCTGGATTGGTAATGGCCTTCGGCTATCTGGCCATGACCCAAACAGGCCGCAGCTTTGAAATTCTCAATCCCATAGAAAATCCTACAATCCTGTTAATCATAGCCTACGTGGTAAGAAAAATTCCCTTTGCTGTCCGCTCGGCCATGGCAGGCTTACAACAGACCAGCATAACCTACGAAGAAGCAGCCCAATGTCTTGGTTGCCATCCATTTAAGACATCTCTAAAAATTACACTTCCGCTGATTATGGCCAATCTGATGTCCGGTGGTCTATTGGTATTCTCCCAGGCAATGTTAGAGGTATCTGATTCCATAGTTTTGGCTCAAAAACAGCAATATTATCCAATCACAAAAGCCATCTATGAGTTGATGCATATGCTATCGGATGGTCCATTTTTGGCCTGTGCCCTTGGAGTATGGGCCATGACCTTTCTAGCAGTAACAGTTATAGGAGCATCATCTATAATGGGCAAAAGTTTTGGAACAATATTTCGTGTGTAA
- a CDS encoding tetratricopeptide repeat protein, translating into MDDDKIFKIDESFDELLTKYFTDRDPNVVLYEKIPGISEVNLEAAYGIGYNLFQKKKYDSAYDVFHFLCLLDHFQKKYWKALALTAYVQKKYEESRMAYFTAFALDPTDIELVSAMADCSISLGEAENAKNFLEITCDMGKNYESNETLCQRAKSILDVIDELSVKNS; encoded by the coding sequence ATGGATGACGATAAAATTTTTAAAATTGATGAATCTTTTGATGAGCTATTGACAAAATATTTCACCGATAGGGATCCTAATGTGGTATTATATGAAAAAATTCCTGGCATTTCGGAGGTAAACCTAGAAGCTGCCTACGGCATAGGCTATAATTTGTTTCAAAAGAAAAAATATGACAGTGCCTATGATGTATTTCATTTCCTATGCCTGCTAGATCATTTTCAAAAAAAATACTGGAAAGCATTGGCTTTGACTGCCTATGTGCAGAAAAAATATGAAGAATCTAGGATGGCGTATTTTACGGCCTTTGCCCTGGATCCCACCGATATAGAACTGGTGTCTGCCATGGCTGATTGTTCTATTTCTCTCGGAGAGGCCGAAAATGCAAAAAATTTTTTGGAAATAACCTGTGATATGGGTAAAAATTATGAAAGTAATGAAACTTTATGTCAGCGGGCCAAATCAATCCTCGATGTGATAGATGAGCTGAGTGTTAAAAATTCCTGA